Below is a window of Stappia sp. DNA.
ACCTCGCCCAGACCGGCAAGGAACTCGACGTCGCGATCCGCGGCGAGGGCTTCTTCCAGATCCAGATGCCGGACGGCGGCACCGCCTACACCCGCGACGGCTCCTTCGAGCGCGATGCCAACGGCCAGCTCGTCACCGTCGACGGCTATGCGGTCGACCCGGGCATCGTGATTCCGCAGGACGCGCGCGACGTCACGATCAGCGCCGACGGCCAGGTGCAGGTGGTCGGCGCCGGCAATGCGATCCAGCAGCTCGGCCAGATCCAGATCGCCCGCTTCGTGAACAAGTCCGGCCTCGAGGCCATCGGCGACAACCTGTTCCTGGAGACGGAATCGAGCGGCGCGGCCGTCGTCGGCGCCCCCGGCGAGGACGGTTTCGGCGATCTGATGCAGAACCATCTCGAAATGGCGAATGTCGACGCGGTCGGCGAGATCTCCGATCTCATCGCCGCCCAGCGCGCCTACGAGATGAACTCGCGCATCATCAAGGCGGCCGACGAAATGTCGTCCACCACCTCCAACCTGCGCTGACGCGCCGCGCGCGCTGAAGGAGACCGACGATGATCCGCCAAAGCCTTACCGCCGCCGTCCTGTTGCTGCTGGCCACCGGCCATGCGCTTGCCGCCGGCAGCCTGCGCTCGCATGTCGCGGTCACGGCCGATGTCGTCACCGTGGGCGATTTCTACCCCGAGGCCGTGCGCGCCGCGACGGTGCCGATCTTCCGCGCGCCGGATCTCGGCACGCGCGGCCAGGTGCCGGCCGCCACGGTCGCCGAGCGGGCCCGCGCCGCCGGCTATCTCGATGCCGCCACCGACGGCTTGCGCCAGGTCGTGGTCGAGCGTCTCGCGCAGCACATCGGCCCGCGCGAGGTCGAGGCGGCGGTGCGCGACGCGCTGGCCGCCCGCCATCCCGACATCGAGCCCGCCGCGCTGGAGCTGTCGCTCAGCGGCGTGGAGGACACGCACCTCGTCTCCGCCGACCTGCCCCGGCCGATCGCGGTGCGCGATCTCGCCTGGAACCGCGCGAACGGCCGGCTGACCGCGCGCGTGCGCATCGCCACGGCAAATCGCGTCGTGACGCATACCGTTGCGGGCCGCGCGCTGGAAATGGTGGAGGTTGTCGCCGCCCGCCATCCCATCGCCCGCGGCACGGTCATCACCGCCGATGACCTGACACTGCAGAAACTGCCGCGCGGCCGCATGACCGACCAGGCCGTCACCGAGGTCTCGCAGCTCGTCGGTCTCGCCGCCCGCCGGTCGGTGCGCGCCGACAGCCCCTTGCGCTCTGCGGACTTCGAGCCGCCGCTCCTCGTCAAGCGCGGCGAACGCGTCACGCTGATCTACCGCTCCGGCAATCTGACTCTGACCACCATCGGCCAGGCGCTCGCCAACGGCGCCGAGGGCGATGTGGTCGACATCGTCAATCTTCAGTCCCGTCGCACTGTGTCGGGCATCGTTCACGCACACGATCAGGTCGTGGTCGGCCTCGGTCACCGCCGCCTGGCCCAGCTTGGGGAGACGAACTGATGGCTCCGCACTCCCGTTTCGTGAAGACCGCCGCCGTTCTGGCGCTCACGCTCGCCACCGCCGCCTGCGGCTCCGCCGACCGCCTGTCGCAGGTCGGTCAGGCCCCGGCGCTGACCGCGATCCAGGACCCGACGACGACGCCCGGCTATCGCCCCGTGCAGATGCCGATGCCGACGCCGCAGGCTGTCCACTACAATTCCAACTCGCTGTGGCGCTCCGGCGCGCGGGCCTTCTTCAAGGATCAGCGCGCGGCCCGGGTCGGCGACATCCTCACCGTTCTGGTGACGATCTCCGACCGGGCAGAGTTCGACAATGCCACCGAGCGCAGCCGCTCGGGCAGGGATTCCAGCGGCACCGGCGGGGCCGTCGGGGCCGCGATCAACACGCTGTTCCTGCCCTCGGGCACGAGCGCCGACAATCTGGTGTCCTCGGAAGGCGCCTCGGAGTTCAAGGGCAGCGGCAAGGTCGACCGCGAGGAAACCCTGGAAACCAAGGTCGCCGCCGTCGTCACCCAGCTGCTGCCCAACGGCAACATGGTGATCGAAGGCCGTCAGGAGGTGCGCGTCAACTTCGAGGTGCGCGAACTGATCGTCGCCGGCGTGGTGCGTCCGGAGGACATTTCCTCCAACAACACCATCGAGAGCTCGAAGATCGCCGAGGCCCGCATCGGCTACGGCGGACGCGGCCAGATCACCGACGTGCAGCAGCCGCGCTACGGCAGCCAGGTTCTCGACATCGTGCTGCCCTTCTGACACTGCGCTCCGGCGGCCCGAGGGGTCGCCGCACCGCTCCCCGTCCCGCATCGGCCCGCCTCCCCTTCGGCAGGCCGGCGCGCTCCCCCTCCCCAGCCGTTCCATTGCTCCCCAGGCACGAACGGCGAACGGGCACGGTCTCCCGCTCCCCGGCGGACCGTGCCCGTTCCATTTCCTGTCAGTGAAACCACCGGTTCCGCGCGGCCGTCGTGCGCGGATGCCCCGCCGGCCGTGTTTGGCGGCGTCGCTCAGGCGACGCCGCGGCGCGCCACCCTGCCCGCCGGCGTAGCCTCCAGCGGATGCCGCCCGTCCCGAAGGCAGGGGCCGAGACGGTCCGCCGATGCGCTGGCGCCGCGCTGCGAGGAGAAGACCGGATTGAGCACCATCGTGCGAAAGGCGGCGAAGAGCTTCTGGTCGAGCTTGCCCCGCATCTCCGCCATCTGGGCGATCGCCAGCCGGGGCGTCATCCCCTCCTTGTAGGCGCGCTTCTCGGTGAGAGCGGAGAAGATGTCGACGATGGTCAGCATCCGCACGAGCGGCGGAATCCGGTCTTCGGCGAGACCGTCCGGATAGCCCGTGCCATCGAGATATTCGTGATGGCTGCGGATACCGGCGAGCACCATCGGGTTGGCCTTGCCGCATTTGCGCACGGCGTCCTCGCCTTTTTGCGGATGGTTCATGATCGCCTTGCGTTCCGTGGGGCTCAACGCCCCCGGCTTTTCCAGAACGCTGATCGGAATGAAGAGCTTGCCGACATCGTGCAGCAGACTGGCTTCGGTCAGCAGACGGTTGTCCGCCTCGTCCAGGCCGATGTGGCGGGCGAAGGCGCTGGCGAAACCGGCGACATTCATGATGTGGCGGCAGGTCTGGCTGTGGTGCATCTCGACCGCGCTCAGCCATTCGCTCAGCCCGTCGTTGCCGATGGCGCCGGCAATCGCCGAAACGCTGCCGTCGAGCGCGCGCAGCGGCAAAGGCCGGTTGGCCCGCATGGCCGCGGAGACATCGCGATAAAGCGCATCCGTCGTCTCGACCGCTGATGCAATCCGGCTCGAGCGCATCGCAAGGGCGACATTGAGATCCCGGTTGAGAATGGAAAGGACGGCCGCCTGGACCTTGTCAAGCTTGTCGTGCTCGGCAAAGACCTGTCCGACCCCGAGCGCCTCGGCCTGAACGACGCCGACCCGCTCGCGGTCCGGCGCCACATAGATCATGTCGTCGCGCCGCCGCGCCTCGCCGGTCAGCTCCGCGATCCGCTGCACCGTCCCGGCAAGTCGAAGCCCGGCGTGGATCAGCACGACGCGGGCCTCGTCGACGTCGCCCTGCGTTGCACGGGCCGCGGGGGCCTGAACGACATTGAAAGACGCGAAGAGCTGCGCCACCAGATTGGGCTGGGGCGTTGCCTCATCCGTCAGAATCAAGAGATCGATCATGGCGTGTCTGTCCAGTTCGCTGAAGGTCGCGGCGCCGATCGCTCGGCACCCCTCCGAAGATTAGACATCCGCACCTTTGAGAAATATTAACTCGGCAGTATACAAAATATTTCTAAAGTCTTAATTACTAAAAGTTGCAGGCAAATTTCCGCACAACACTCGGCATTTTTACGCAGAGGAACACAATTTTCGCTGTGTCAAGTGACCCGGCCGGACGTTGCCAGAGGTTAACGCGGCAGCGATTGCACCGCGCGGCCGTCACGTTGCTGCAATTGCAAAAGCCTGACCGCAAGGTCTGCCCCACCGCAATTCGAGGATGCCCATGCGGGACAGGGCCGGGCGGGGATCTCATGACGGCAAGTGTCGGAGAGCGCGTGTCGATCCGGCGGCGCGAAGTCCGATCCGGATCGCCTGGCCAAAGCCACGAGCCAAAGCGCCTGGCCAGAACGACGGGCCAACGCCAAGGACAGAAGCAACTGGCAGAGGCTGCGGCGCGAACGCGCGACCGGTCGCCCGGGGCGCTTCAAGAAAGGCCTGAAACGTCAGGTGAGCCCATAAAATCGGGTGCGCCAAAAAAATGCCGGCGAGGACGTCGCCGGCCGGGGCCCGCGGTCGCAGGCACCGCAGGGCGAGGCTGCGGACCGGCGGATCGATCCACCGCCGGCCCGCGCCGTCCTGTCAATCGTCGCGGTAGACCTTCTCGCGCCGCTCGTGCGCTTCCTGCGCCTCCAGCGACAGCGTCGCGATGGGGCGCGCCTCGAGCCGCTTGAGCGAAATCGGGTCGCCGGTCTCCACGCAATATCCGTAGGACCCGTCCGCGACACGCTCCAGCGCGGCGTCGATCTTGGCGATCAGCTTGCGCTGGCGATCCCGCGCCCGCAATTCGATGGACCGATCCGTCTCCGACGACGCGCGATCGGCGATGTCGGGATGGTTCTGGCTTTCCTCCTGGAGATTGGCAAGCGTCTCGCGGCTTTCCTTGAGAAGCTCCTCCTTCCACTTGAGCAGCTTGCGCCGAAAATACTCGCGCTGCCGCTCGTTCATGAAAGGCTCGTCCTCGCTCGGACGATATTCGGCGTCCAACTCAACCGTCATGTCCCACTCCGGCTCCCATGTGGCCGCGCGGAATATAGCGGGACGCGCCGCGCACGACAACGGCGCGCTCGCGGAAAATAATATCATTTTTTTGTTATGTTTTTCAGGTATTTGCCTCAGATTTTGACAGTCACCGGGGGTACGCCGCCCGGTTTTTCGGCCCCCTTTGCGGCGCGCGCCGCCTACAACCCAAACTCGCCGAGCTTGGCCAGTTCGACACGCGCGCGCAGCTCGATTTCGTCGATCACCCCCTCCAGCGCCGCATCTCCGCTGTCGCTGCGCGCCTGCAGCAGGCCCATGATCCGGTGCAGCCGGTCCGGGGACACCCGGCCCGCCAGCAGATCCGCCTTCAGCGCCTCCATGCCGTCGAGGAGATCGTGACCGCGCGCCATCGCCTTGCGCCGGCCGGTCAGCGGATCGTCCACTTCCTGCAGGGCCAGCAAGGCATCGATCCCGCCGATCGAGTGCGCCGCCCCGCCTCCGGCGGTCGCGGCAGAGCGGTCGGGCGAGGAAACGTCGAAGCTCTCGCCCGTGCCGCCGGCGCGTTTCTTCGCGTTGCGGCCGGTCGTGCCGGACACGGGCGTGTAACCGGAGATCCTCATGGCAGGTCCCTCTGGCGCTGCATCGCCCGCGAACGGACGACCTCGATATCGGTGGCGATCATCGCTACACAATTTTCCGAGTTGGTAAACGAAGCGTTAACAGGCCGGCAATTCTTGCCGCCCCATCCGGCGCCGACCGGGCCTCCGTGCGCGGCAGGGTGCAATTTCGCTCGCAAATTCAAGGGCCTGAAAAAAGGTAAACAAGTCCCTGAATTCTGGCATGGCGCTCGCATGGAGAGACGCGAACGCCACCCAAGCGGACCTTGCGCCCATGCCAACGCTGACCCCTTCGCTCATGCCCCTCTCGTCGATGCTGCTGCGCCTGCTGGTGGTGCTGGCGATCCTCGTCGCCGCGACGGCCGCCCATGCCGCCTCGCGCATCAAGGACATCGCCGACTTCGAGGGCATCCGCGACAACCAGCTGATCGGCTACGGCCTGGTCGTCGGCCTGCAGGGCACGGGCGACAGCCTGCGCAACGCGCCCTTCACCCGCCAGAGCCTGGAGGCGATGCTGGAGCGTCTCGGCGTCAACACCCGCGGCTTCGACCTCAACACCGACAATGTCGCCGCCGTGATGGTCACCGCGAACCTGCCGGCCTTCGCCACGCAGGGCACGCGCATCGACGTGTCGGTGAGCGCGCTCGGCGACGCCGACAGCCTGCAGGGCGGCACGCTTCTGGTCACCCCGCTGCTCGGCGCCGACGGCGAGGTTTACGCCATTGCCCAGGGTCCGCTGGCGATCGGCGGCTTCACCGCCCAGGGCGATGCTGCGACGGTGACGCGCGGCGTGCCGACCTCCGCGCGCATCGCCAACGGCGCGCTGGTGGAGCGCGAGATCGACTTCAAGCTCGCCTCCATGACCAGCCTGCGTCTGGCGCTGCGCAACCCCGATCTGACCACCGCGCGGCGCATGGCGCTGGCGGTCAACGAACTGATCGGCCTGCCGACCGCCGAGCCGCTCGATCCGGCCACCGTGCGCGTCGACCTGCCGCGCGACTTCGACGGCAACATCGTCGATCTTCTGACCGACATCGAGCAGCTGATCGTCGAGCCCGACCTGCCCGCGCGCATCGTCATCGACGAAAACTCCGGCATCATCGTGATGGGTCAGAACGTGAAGGTGTCCACCGTCGCCATCGCGCAAGGCAATCTCACCGTGACCATCGCGGAATCGCCGGAAGTGGTCCAGCCGCTCCCCTTCGCCAACGGCGTCACGGCGGTCGAGCCGCGCACCGACATCCTGGTCGACGACGAAAGCGACAACCGCCTCGCCGTTCTGCCGCGCACCGTCACGCTGCAACAGCTGGTCGACGGGCTGAACGCGCTCGGCATCGGCCCGCGCGACATGATCTCCATCCTGCAGGCCATCAAGGCGTCCGGCGCGCTGCAGGCCGAAATCGAGGTGATGTGATGGAGGCGCTCGGCATCGACACCGTCCTCGCCGGCGCCCGCAGCCGCGCGCTTGGCGCCGCCAACCAGGCCGGAGCCGGGGCCGCGCAGACCGCGCGCCAGCAGGCCGAGGAATTCGAGGCGATCTTCCTCAACACCATGTTCCAGACCATGTTCGCCGGCCTTGAGGAAAGTGCCGGAACCTGGGGCGGCGGCGCCGGTTCCGACGCCTGGCGCGGCATGTTGGTGGAACAATACGCCGACACGATTGCCCGCTCCGGCGGCATCGGCATCGCCGACTCCGTCCATCGCGAACTGCTTGCCCTGCAGGAGACCTCCACACGATGAGCCTCGACACCAAGACGCTGTCCCAGATCGCCCCGGAGTTCTTTTCCGGTGCCATCGCCGACCAGGCCGCCGCCGAGGCGGTGTGCAACCGCCTCGCCGAAACCATGGCCGAACTCCTCAAGATCATCGAGGCGGAGACGGAGCTGGTGCGCGCCGGCAAGCTGGAGGAGGCCGGGCTGCTGCAGCCGGAGAAGGCCAACCTCGTCAGCGTCTACATGCGCGGCATGACCTTCGTGCGCGACCAGACGGTGTCGCTCGGCAACCTCGCCCCGGCTTCCGTGGAGGACCTGAAACGCCGGCACGCGGAGTTCCAGCCCGTGCTGCGGATCAATCTCGCCGTGCTCGCCACCGCGCGCGAGGTGGCGGACAACCTGATGCGCAAGGTCGCCGAAGGCGCCGGGTCGCGCCGCGCGCCCACCACCTACGGCCCCGGCGGCAGCGCCCCGCGCGCCCCCACGCCCGCCGACGGCATCGCGGTCAACCGGGCGCTGTAAAGCGACCCGCCCACGCCGACAGCCGCGGCTGACCGCAGAACACGCCCCACCGCATTTCCGATCGCCATTCCCGCTCGCCGCTTCAGCGCCGCCGTCCTTCGTCCCAGCGGACGGGGCGGCGGCGCAGGCGTTTTCCCGCCCCCCTCCGGCACCAGAACAAATAAGCAACATACGCAGCCCGCCGAACGAATCGGGATCAAAACCGCCGGGGTTGAAATTCTAACGATTTCATTAACGCAGTATTCACAGTTTTCGCGTAAGACTTCGTGATGGTCTTGCATGTCACCCGATTTTTCGACATGCGAATTCAAGCAGGCTGCTTCTCCGGAAAGCGGTTAATGTAGCAGCATGTCTGACGTTTCTCGAAAACGTCGCAGCCGGAGCGAAGTCACCGGCCATTCGCAACGGGAGAGGGTCATGGATACGGGAGCAGTCAGGGTACCGGCGACGCCGACCGCGTCTCCCGCGGTACGCAGCCCCAGTCCGGCGGTCGAGCCGGCAACGCAGACGGATATTGCGCCTGCGAAAGCCGTCCAGCCATCCGAGGAGAGCGCCTTCGCCCGTCCGGCGGCGGAGAACGGCCCGGAAAGCGGCAACGAGACGCGCTCGGTGTCCTCGTCGAGCATCAAGCGCGAGGAATACCGCGACACGATCACGGATTCGCTGGTCTTTCGCGCCATCGACACCGAGACCGGCGAGGTGGTCCGCCAGATCCCGGAGGAGTCGCTGCTGCGCCTGCGCCGCGCCTTCGCGGAAACCACGCATCAGGACATGACCGGGCTCGGCGTCAACCGAAGCCTGTAGCCCATTCGCGGGCGCGCCCCGCCCGGGGCCAAAACCGGCGGCCTGCCGGCCGCACGGCGCGTCCCGAGCGATCGCGAATCGGATAGTCTGCCCGTCCACGTTCAACGACACGGACGGCGCATGGCCTCTTCCTCTCCGGCACCCCTCGAAACGATGCGCAAGGCGCTCCTGCTGCAGCGCGATGGCAAGATCGCGCGCGCGCGAAGCCTTTACGAGAAGATCCTCAAGAAGGAACCCGGCAACGTCGAGGCGACCAACCTGCTCGGCCTGTGCTTCCTGGAACAGGGCTATCCGAAACGGGCCCTGAACCTTTTGGAGCGGGCCGTGCGCCTTGCCCCCCAGGAAGCGCGCTACCGTCTCAATCTTCTCGACTGCCTGGAAAAGCTCGACGACCTGCCGGCCGTGCTGGCCGCGACGGAGGCCGCGCTGACCGAACTCGCCGACCCCGCCCCGGCCCTGCTGCATCGCCGTGCCCTGCTGTTGCGCCGCATGGGCCGCTTCGCCGAAGCGCTGCCCGCCTATGAGGCGGCGGTGCGGGCGGACCCCGACAACGTCGAGACGCTGGTCGAGTTGGGACAGACGCTCAGTCTCGCGGAAAAATACGAGGAAGCGGTGCGCGTGTTCGAGTTCGCGCTGACGAGCGCGCCGGGTCATCGGCTCGCGATCCTCAGTCTCGCCGACGCCTTCAACCAGATCGACCGCGCCAGCGAGGCCCGCGATCTGCTGCGCGCCAGGGCCGAGGCGTTCAACCTCGAGCGCGACGCCGCCTATCATCTCTCTCTCGCCAACTCCTATTGGGGCAGCGGCGATTTCCGCCTCGCCCTGGAGGAAGCCGACCGGGCAATGGCGCTCGGCCTCGTCGGCGTCGACAGCCATATCGTGCGCGGCAAGGCGCTGCATGGTCTCGGGCGCTTCGCGGAGGCCGTCGAAGCCCTCGACACGGCGCTCGCGCTCGACCCGCAGCGCCACAATGCGGCACTGAACCTCGGCTACTCCTGTCTCGCCGCCGGCGATCTGGAACGCGGCTGGGCGCTGGCCGAACGCCGGGTGGAGGCGCGGCTCAAGGATATCCTGATCCGCCATTTCACGACGCCCGCCTGGCAGGGCGAGCCGCTGGCGGGCAAGACGCTGATGGTCTGGAACGACCAGGGCATCGGCGATGTCTTGCGGTCAAGCTCGATGCTGGCCGAACTGGCCGAGCAGGCCGACAGGGTGATCCTGGAGTGCCCCTCCAAGCTCGTGCCCCTGCTCGCGCGAAACTTCCCGCAGATCGAGGTGCGCGTACGCCGGCACGATGCCCGCGGAAGGCCGGTCGGCGCGGAGGATTACGACGTTCAATCCTCGCTCGGCGCCCTGCCGATGTATCTGCGCCCGACGATCGACGCCTTTCCGCGCCACGAAAGCTATCTGACGGCCGATCCCCAGCGCGTGAGGGAGCTGCGCGCCCGCCCGCCTCTGAACGGACCTCGACCAAAGATCGGCCTGTCCTGGACGAGCGGCAAACAGACCACATTGCGCGCGCGCTCCTACCTCACGCTTGCCGATCTGCTGCCCCTGCTTCAGCTCGAGGGGGCGGAGTTCGTGCTGCTCGATTACACCGACCGAAGCGCCGAAATCGCCGAACTGCAGGCACAGACCCCCTTCACGCTACATCGCTGGGACGACCTCGACCTCTTCGACGATCTGGAAACCGCCGCCGCCCTGACCGCCTGCATGGATCTCGTCATCTCGGCCAATACGTCCGCCGCGGAACTCTCCGGCGCACTCGGCGTCCCCACATGGCGGTTCGGCCCGGTAACCGGCACGGTGCTGCTGGGCCAGGAAAACCCGCCCTGGCATCCCCGCACGCGCTACGTCCGCCTCGACCCCGAAGGCGCGGCCGCGGACATCGTTCCAACGCTCGCAGCCGATCTGCGCAGCTGGCTCGACGCAGGGGAATAGCCGGCCGGTTCTTTTCTGCCAGCAGACAATCGCCGACCTTTGGCGCCACTCGCGGCGGTTGCCCTCAATTCGTCTCCGTCGTCGCCTTGAAACGATAAGGCGTTGGGGCATCGCCTGCCGGTTTCGCGTCCCGAGCCCAACGCTTGATCTGCTGCGCTATGTCAAGGCCAACCCGTTCGCCCCACGCCTCAAGAAGACGCCGATACACCGGCCCCGGACGGCCGCCGCCTATGGCCAGTCCGTCAAGCGACGTGACAGGCAACATGCAGAACGGCGTTCCGGTCATGAATGCTTCATCGGCCCCATGGACGTCGTAGGGCTCTATATCGCGTTCTTCAACATCCAGACCAAGCGCGGGACACAAGGATTCTATGATATAGTCTCTGCTGATCCCACGTAAGATATTATGCCCTCGAGGTGTAATGACCTTCTCATTCTTAACAATAAAAAAGTTGTCTCCAGTGCCCTCCGCTATAAACCCGCTGTCATCAAGAAGAAGAGCCCAATTTCTCTCGCCTGCGAACCTCGAGACTTGAATGTTGGCCATCATGTAGTGAAGGCGCGAACGATTTTTGATCTTGGGATCCAAGTACCGTGCCGGGATCACGCGTTGTGCCGGGATAGCCGCATTGATCCCATGCTCGAACAGCTCCCCCATCGACGCCACCGTCCAGCGCAGGGGAAAGTCCGCAATGATGACATTGGGCCCGTTGGGAATGGCGACCTCGTCTTGATAGATTCCCAACAGACCGCGGGTGATGTTGATCATCAACCGGTGTTCATCATCCGGTTGGAAGCAGTGGCGGTTGGCGTCGATCGTGTCCAGACACGCTTGCTCCAGCTTCTGGATCGACATAACCGGCGGAAATTCCAGGATTTTCAGCCCCGCATAGAGCCGTTCGAGGTGGGCACGCAGTTTGAATTGCACCCCGTTGAACGATCGGGTCATCTCGAAAACGGTATCGCCGAACATCAAGGCGGAATCGTAAATAGAGACCCGCGCTTCTGTTTCCGGAACGAACCGCCCGTTCCAGTAGACAACGCGTCCTTCGACAGTCATGTGGTCTCTCCTGGCCAACCGGCATAGTCATGGCGCTGCACTCACCGCCAATCGCATTTTACGCAAGATATCAGAGCGAAGCCCTGTTTGGTGCCGACAGCGCACCGGCTCACGCCCGTCTGGGCGCAATCCCGGTCGAAACGACGGAGGTCACCGCGGCACCGCTCTCCGCCTCCTCTGCGTGCGTCAGATCCCACCACCGGATGACGTCATGGACATCGAACATGGGGTTCTTGCAATAGAGGCTTTCGTACAGACGTGCCATCAGCGCAAACTGCGGCTCGGTATTGACGTCGAGCACGATGTCTGGCCGACGGATTTCCAAAGGACAAGGCGGCGACATAACGTGAAACCGGTCCGGGTTTTCGTAGAGAAACGTGTGTGGATGCTCCCGATTACGAGCATCCACCGTCAGATCCCGCACCTGTTTCAGGACATGGATGTCCAACACTTCGCATCCGATGCCATCCACGAAGCCATTATCGAGAAAATCAGGATAGCTCGATGTAAAATGGTTTTCAGACAATAGGTGGTAATCAATCGTCATGTCGATCACCCAAGGCTCCGGGCATGGGTTATCGCCCGGAACACGAACGATTGTGTCAATCCCGAAAGCGTGCGCTGCCAGAAGATAGCGCTCCACAAGGTCCTCGTCCGGTCCGCGAAACACCGGCACCCCGTGACGCACGCCAAGCTCATGAAGGGGAGCATCTTGCGGGAGGTCCGGAATCGCCAGCACCACCAGGTCGGGCCGCTTCGCCCGCTTTACACGCTCCAGAACACGGCCGACGAGAGCTTCTCCGGCAAGGGGGCGCAGGGATTTGCCCGGCAGACGAACGGACCCCATTCTGGCCTGGACGATAAGACCGATGCGTCCACTCATGAGCAAAACCCCTCAAGTCCGAACAATGCCGAACCCATGGCAAAGCGGCGCGCCACCATAGACACTGTCCTCTTCAACGCACCAGTAATTCAGATCGATATGGTCCTGTAGGCGACTGCGGAGTGTTGCCGGGCTGTCCAGGACATCCTGCCCGACCCAAGTGTCGCTGGGCGGGAAGGGGAGCGTTACGAGAACCCGCCCCCTTGTCGATGCCAATCCGCAAACACGACTCAGAAAGGCATCCAGCGAATGCTGAACATACCAAAGAACACCGCGCACCACGACCAGGTCGAAATCTTGAGGAAGATCGCCTAACCGATTCGCAAGCAAATCTGCAACTCGGAAAGAAACTGACGGAAACATGTCCTGGGCTTTGCGAATGCAAGTCTGAGAGATGTCCAGCCCGACCACGCGAGGCGCTTTTCCGTCCGGCGTCACAAGTTCAGAATACAATCTCTGCGTAAAGTAACCGAGGCCACAGCCTACATCGCAAATCGATGCATAGTGATGACGCTGCAAGATCGCGATGTCGATGTTGGAAATCGTGTCATACGCAGTCTTGTCCTGGTGCCACGGCACTTCGGTGCTGTTCTGATACATGCCCTCAAAATCGCCGACAAAACGTCCGTTCCTGAAGACATAGTCGTGATAGTCGCGGGACGGGGGAGCGGTGCCGCGCTCCTCATCGTAGCTGGTCATCGTCCTGGTCCGTCACCGCGTTGATGCCGCGCATGTCCACCGCAGCCTCCACCTTCGCTCCGCCGCGTAGCTCGGAACACCCGGCCGCAACAGATACAGAGCGTCGACACGGCGATTCCAAATCCGGCTTCTCGGATTTGACCATTGCACGATTCGATGCAAACTCCACGCTCCCTTCCTGAAAGCGGTGCCGCCCTGACATGTATCATCAGTTTTCCGTCACTGGTCTCTCGGTCATCGTCACGGGCGCGGCTCGCGGCAACGGACGCG
It encodes the following:
- the flgG gene encoding flagellar basal-body rod protein FlgG, giving the protein MKALHIAATGMRAQELNVEVISNNVANMRTTGYKRQRADFQDLLYQNLRRMGTNTSANGTIVPTGVQVGSGVKTASTARIMSQGNLAQTGKELDVAIRGEGFFQIQMPDGGTAYTRDGSFERDANGQLVTVDGYAVDPGIVIPQDARDVTISADGQVQVVGAGNAIQQLGQIQIARFVNKSGLEAIGDNLFLETESSGAAVVGAPGEDGFGDLMQNHLEMANVDAVGEISDLIAAQRAYEMNSRIIKAADEMSSTTSNLR
- the flgA gene encoding flagellar basal body P-ring formation chaperone FlgA, coding for MIRQSLTAAVLLLLATGHALAAGSLRSHVAVTADVVTVGDFYPEAVRAATVPIFRAPDLGTRGQVPAATVAERARAAGYLDAATDGLRQVVVERLAQHIGPREVEAAVRDALAARHPDIEPAALELSLSGVEDTHLVSADLPRPIAVRDLAWNRANGRLTARVRIATANRVVTHTVAGRALEMVEVVAARHPIARGTVITADDLTLQKLPRGRMTDQAVTEVSQLVGLAARRSVRADSPLRSADFEPPLLVKRGERVTLIYRSGNLTLTTIGQALANGAEGDVVDIVNLQSRRTVSGIVHAHDQVVVGLGHRRLAQLGETN
- the flgH gene encoding flagellar basal body L-ring protein FlgH, whose product is MAPHSRFVKTAAVLALTLATAACGSADRLSQVGQAPALTAIQDPTTTPGYRPVQMPMPTPQAVHYNSNSLWRSGARAFFKDQRAARVGDILTVLVTISDRAEFDNATERSRSGRDSSGTGGAVGAAINTLFLPSGTSADNLVSSEGASEFKGSGKVDREETLETKVAAVVTQLLPNGNMVIEGRQEVRVNFEVRELIVAGVVRPEDISSNNTIESSKIAEARIGYGGRGQITDVQQPRYGSQVLDIVLPF
- a CDS encoding HD domain-containing phosphohydrolase, coding for MIDLLILTDEATPQPNLVAQLFASFNVVQAPAARATQGDVDEARVVLIHAGLRLAGTVQRIAELTGEARRRDDMIYVAPDRERVGVVQAEALGVGQVFAEHDKLDKVQAAVLSILNRDLNVALAMRSSRIASAVETTDALYRDVSAAMRANRPLPLRALDGSVSAIAGAIGNDGLSEWLSAVEMHHSQTCRHIMNVAGFASAFARHIGLDEADNRLLTEASLLHDVGKLFIPISVLEKPGALSPTERKAIMNHPQKGEDAVRKCGKANPMVLAGIRSHHEYLDGTGYPDGLAEDRIPPLVRMLTIVDIFSALTEKRAYKEGMTPRLAIAQMAEMRGKLDQKLFAAFRTMVLNPVFSSQRGASASADRLGPCLRDGRHPLEATPAGRVARRGVA
- the dksA gene encoding RNA polymerase-binding protein DksA, coding for MTVELDAEYRPSEDEPFMNERQREYFRRKLLKWKEELLKESRETLANLQEESQNHPDIADRASSETDRSIELRARDRQRKLIAKIDAALERVADGSYGYCVETGDPISLKRLEARPIATLSLEAQEAHERREKVYRDD
- a CDS encoding flagellar assembly protein FliX; its protein translation is MRISGYTPVSGTTGRNAKKRAGGTGESFDVSSPDRSAATAGGGAAHSIGGIDALLALQEVDDPLTGRRKAMARGHDLLDGMEALKADLLAGRVSPDRLHRIMGLLQARSDSGDAALEGVIDEIELRARVELAKLGEFGL
- a CDS encoding flagellar basal body P-ring protein FlgI — its product is MLLRLLVVLAILVAATAAHAASRIKDIADFEGIRDNQLIGYGLVVGLQGTGDSLRNAPFTRQSLEAMLERLGVNTRGFDLNTDNVAAVMVTANLPAFATQGTRIDVSVSALGDADSLQGGTLLVTPLLGADGEVYAIAQGPLAIGGFTAQGDAATVTRGVPTSARIANGALVEREIDFKLASMTSLRLALRNPDLTTARRMALAVNELIGLPTAEPLDPATVRVDLPRDFDGNIVDLLTDIEQLIVEPDLPARIVIDENSGIIVMGQNVKVSTVAIAQGNLTVTIAESPEVVQPLPFANGVTAVEPRTDILVDDESDNRLAVLPRTVTLQQLVDGLNALGIGPRDMISILQAIKASGALQAEIEVM
- a CDS encoding rod-binding protein — translated: MEALGIDTVLAGARSRALGAANQAGAGAAQTARQQAEEFEAIFLNTMFQTMFAGLEESAGTWGGGAGSDAWRGMLVEQYADTIARSGGIGIADSVHRELLALQETSTR
- a CDS encoding flagellar protein FlgN, translated to MSLDTKTLSQIAPEFFSGAIADQAAAEAVCNRLAETMAELLKIIEAETELVRAGKLEEAGLLQPEKANLVSVYMRGMTFVRDQTVSLGNLAPASVEDLKRRHAEFQPVLRINLAVLATAREVADNLMRKVAEGAGSRRAPTTYGPGGSAPRAPTPADGIAVNRAL